The Maylandia zebra isolate NMK-2024a linkage group LG7, Mzebra_GT3a, whole genome shotgun sequence genome contains a region encoding:
- the LOC101465813 gene encoding uncharacterized protein LOC101465813 gives MIDFEETDFILENQKRKRKKDLKKDKKHKTNMTVKPQESIQKKKKNSQLKEEKKERKQKKKEKKKERQRRRLALELGSSVVFKQCGSAQEKPFEKPEASKPQQNEKLKPDRLTQDSKKKCKRKKKVVFEVSPCYIRVKRPKLVSSSTKEEAAVKGAESCSQDAVTGNSRDQDSQGTSDDINSQDLFITQKTFRTSLSEPSSGEVNALMLSPQVRTQQGECQQLKQFHEESEKWPHDSQPHQLFVQPNPEEPEEGKGHHKIHKQRKKSLLKQENANLSGEQRVSRSVHLKLSEGHPFLEEPIIVDSSLDLGERSPSCLPHINKSLLPARSTVSSSTQTENFFTTELSSYLSFCQKSRPAVCFDDVKPLDLSLPHRVRKDHRSCLSVMEVNREGEGGMGPSGSSLVKENQVLLGRGETTPSPQLSESDQKSADTTTSSEDSEQPCRAGKLDLIQVRAVQMKLNESFFFKPKGEGRSPRPESPLMKLSQGRDTKRRKSR, from the exons ATGATTGACTTTGAGGAGACAGACTTCATTTTGGaaaatcagaaaagaaaaagaaaaaaagatctcaaaaaagacaaaaaacacaaaaccaacaTGACTGTGAAACCACAAGAGAGCatccagaagaaaaagaaaaactcccagctcaaagaagaaaagaaggaaaggaaacaaaagaaaaaggaaaagaagaaagaaaggcaAAGAAGGAGACTGGCCTTAGAGCTAGGCagcagtgttgtatttaaacaGTGCGGTAGTGCCCAGGAAAAACCTTTTGAGAAGCCTGAAGCATCAAAGCCGCAACAAAATGAAAAGCTGAAGCCTGATCGTCTGACTCAAGACtccaaaaagaaatgcaaaagaaaaaaaaaagtggtgttTGAAGTGTCACCCTGTTACATCCGTGTCAAACGGCCTAAACTTGTGTCATCCTCCACCAAAGAGGAGGCGGCTGTGAAAGGCGCTGAGAGCTGTTCACAGGACGCAGTGACGGGGAACAGCCGCGATCAGGACTCTCAGGGCACCAGTGATGACATCAACAGCCAGGACTTGTTTATTACCCAGAAGACTTTCAGAACATCGCTCTCCGAACCCTCCAGCGGGGAAGTCAATGCCCTTATGCTATCTCCTCAGGTGCGAACACAGCAAGGCGAGTGCCAACAGCTTAAACAATTTCATGAAGAATCAGAAAAATGGCCACATGACTCACAGCCTCATCAGCTCTTTGTGCAGCCAAACCCAGAAGAACCTGAAGAAGGTAAAGGACATCATAAGATACATAAGCAGAGAAAAAAGTCCCTTCTGAAACAAGAAAACGCAAACTTATCTGGAGAGCAAAGAGTCTCACGTTCAGTGCATTTAAAGCTCAGTGAGGGGCATCCTTTCCTGGAGGAGCCAATCATTGTCGACTCCTCCCTGGATCTTGGAGAGCGTTCCCCTTCATGCCTGCCACATATTAATAAGTCATTACTTCCTGCCAGGTCCACAGTGAGCTCttccacacagacagaaaacttCTTCACCACTGAGCTCTCCTCCTACCTCAGCTTCTGCCAGAAAAGTAGACCAGCTGTTTGTTTCGATGACGTGAAACCTTTAGACCTGAGCCTTCCACACAGGGTGAGAAAAGACCACAGGAGCTGTTTGTCAGTAATGGAGGTCAACCGTGAAGGAGAAGGAGGCATGGGTCCATCTGGGTCTTCACTTGTGAAAGAAAATCAGGTGCTTTTGGGTCGAGGAGAAACAACTCCCAGTCCGCAGTTGTCAGAATCTGATCAAAAGTCTGCTGATACAACGACATCCAGCGAGGACAGCGAGCAGCCGTGCCGCGCTGGCAAGCTGGACCTGATTCAG GTCAGAGCGGTCCAGATGAAACTCAACGAATCCTTCTTTTTCAAACCCAAAGGAGAGGGACGGTCACCCAGGCCTGAGTCACCGCTGATGAAACTCTCTCAGGGCAGAGACACTAAAAGGAGGAAGAGTCGCTGA
- the LOC101467430 gene encoding C-C motif chemokine 4 → MKATVGLLLLLLTVYCCAAGPQGVLEMSPGQCCFKFFTGRIPPKKIVSVIKTHSACLEKAFVIGTAAGRRICVSQSVTWAQEAFKQKQIGDE, encoded by the exons ATGAAGGCCACAGTGGgactgctgcttctgctgctcaCGGTTTATTGCTGCGCTGCTGGAC ctcaAGGAGTGCTTGAAATGTCTCCTGGACAATGCTGTTTCAAATTCTTTACTGGAAGGATACCACCGAAGAAAATAGTCTCTGTCATCAAGACTCACAGCGCCTGTCTGGAAAAAGCATTTGT GATCGGTACAGCCGCCGGGAGGCGCATCTGTGTGAGTCAGAGTGTCACCTGGGCTCAAGAAGCTTTTAAGCAAAAGCAGATCGGTGATGAATGA